In one Lasioglossum baleicum chromosome 17, iyLasBale1, whole genome shotgun sequence genomic region, the following are encoded:
- the Grip91 gene encoding gamma-tubulin complex component 3 isoform X2 yields the protein MSEAEIIGDLVQKLILSLCGDQKTEAVRKWMRFALEVLSSSQGIETLQEDEVTIANQIKDKLSRSDTVQFDKLFHELKDGLLKHRTQFLVFLINMSEAGDHPKKRIFSVPDLKLGLTAAHASSSATTPEVHTPQQIVSVNNTEKSSRDFLMRSTRILGEEYISEDILVQDLIYSFQGIEGKILKLDSNYGFQIDPTLNIDRPRKQSTLRLSELGHLHNIIQKGLERISAASSGQVADSFVAALYSKLSEYYRFIATIQEEVNRAHSQLGLYKVTLSHLHLWAYEPLETLKWLASMVRACQGQKGGALASAVYEFSNYGDADVKKLIKEILESVCDPLYNMLIKWIADGELDDPYREFFIETCADITGERMWHEKYQVRNSMLPSFISKSQAKKILGTGKSINFLREVCKDVTPWQGKHTNMFKNFTEEYKVDVLFDMDPDGRLQNMMDTAYKATSTRVVEVLTKQYHFMDHLHAIKGYLLLGQGHFIQHLMHLLELELDKPASSLYPHNISSILETGIRATSAKIDDLDLDGRLDVRLLAPSENETGWDVFILDYNVGGPIGTILEPYREVYQTIFFALWRAKRMESILCAIWKRQITSAKMFRKMPEVLTIQTHIHLITSSMVHLVHQMQYFFLFEVIECSWDAFAKQLGQAVSLDDIITAHTYFIDTIRRGTFLDEKSQELMDHLRSVYGPILDLQNLEETFLKVATREYKARLNDTNATYSSKRPDPVDQTDEEVAKRQATFVKYLNTLFIQLRLLSRTYQDRVKKFLIMLASAEDVSLQLLSVRLDFNEYYKSKDNRLVVPLTYQHRR from the exons ATGTCAGAAGCCGAAATTATAGGTGATCTAGTCCAAAAATTGATTCTTTCTCTGTGCGGAGATCAAAAGACAG AAGCAGTAAGAAAATGGATGCGTTTCGCTCTCGAAGTTCTATCATCGtcgcaaggaatagaaacgCTGCAAGAAGACGAAGTTACTATAGCGAaccaaataaaagataaattgtCGCGCAGCGATACAGTACAATTCGACAAATTATTTCACGAGTTGAAGGATGGG CTGTTGAAGCATAGAACGCAGTTTCTAGTGTTCTTAATAAATATGTCCGAAGCTGGCGATCATCCGAAGAAAAGGATATTTTCTGTTCCTGACTTGAAGCTTGGTCTAACCGCGGCCCATGCATCTTCCAGCG CGACAACGCCAGAGGTGCATACGCCACAGCAAATTGTATCTGTAAATAATACGGAGAAGAGTTCGAGGGATTTTCTAATGAGATCCACCAGAATACTTGGCGAAGAATATATTTCCGAAGATATACTAGTTCAGGACCTTATATACTCTTTCCAAGGCATCGAAGGGAAAATATTAAAGTTGGATTCGAATTACGGTTTTCAAATAGACCCTACGCTGAATATTGATAGACCTCGGAAACAATCTACGTTGAGATTGAGCGAACTTGGGCATTTAcacaatataatacaaaaaggtTTAGAGAGAATATCAGCTGCTTCGAGTGGACAGGTGGCTGACAGTTTTGTTGCAGCTTTGTACTCGAAATTGTCTGAATATTATAGATTTATAGCTACTATACAAGAAGAAGTAAACAG AGCACATTCACAATTAGGATTATATAAAGTTACTCTATCGCATCTACACCTCTGGGCATACGAGCCTTTAGAAACgttaaaatggttggcgagtaTGGTGAGAGCTTGTCAAGGCCAGAAAGGTGGTGCTCTCGCCTCTGCAGTATACGAATTTAGCAACTACGGAGACGCGGACGTGAAGAAGTTGATCAAGGAAATTTTGGAAAGCGTCTGCGATCCTTTGTACAATATGCTGATAAAGTGGATTGCCGACGGTGAATTGGATGATCCGTACAGGGAATTTTTTATTGAGACTTGCGCTGACATTACCGGAGAGAGAATGTGGCATGAAAAGTATCAAGTTCGTAACAGCATGCTTCCATCTTTTATCTCGAAATCGCAAGCTAAAAAGATCCTGGGTACAGGAAAGAGTATTAACTTCTTGCGCGAAGTATGTAAAGATGTTACACCTTGGCAAGGCAAACACACAAAcatgtttaaaaatttcaccGAGGAGTACAAAG TTGATGTTCTCTTCGATATGGATCCAGACGGTCGATTGCAAAATATGATGGATACAGCTTATAAAGCAACATCAACCAGAGTAGTCGAAGTGCTAACAAAGCAATACCACTTTATGGACCACTTGCACGCCATTAAAGGATATCTTCTACTAGGACAAGGGCATTTTATTCAACATCTTATGCACTTGTTGGA GCTGGAATTAGATAAACCTGCAAGCTCTCTATATCCGCACAATATATCTTCCATTCTGGAAACGGGAATAAGAGCAACTAGTGCAAAAATAGATGACTTGGATTTAGATGGGAGACTCGATGTAAGATTGTTAGCGCCATCGGAAAATGAAACCGGTTGGGACGTTTTTATACTTGATTACAATGTTGGTGGACCCATCGGAACT aTTCTCGAACCATATAGAGAAGTGTATCAGACCATATTTTTCGCGCTGTGGAGAGCGAAAAGGATGGAATCTATATTGTGCGCGATCTGGAAACGTCAAATAACTTCAGCGAAAATGTTTCGCAAGATGCCGGAAGTGCTGACGATTCAGACTCACATACATTTAATTACAAGCAGTATGGTTCACTTGGTTCATCAAATGcagtatttctttttatttgag GTGATCGAATGTTCCTGGGATGCATTCGCGAAACAGCTTGGACAAGCAGTCTCGCTAGACGACATAATCACTGCACATACTTACTTCATCGACACGATAAGGCGTGGTACTTTCCTAGATGAAAAATCTCAA GAGCTGATGGATCATCTACGTTCGGTGTACGGACCAATTCTGGATTTGCAGAATCTCGAAGAAACATTCCTGAAGGTTGCCACACGCGAATACAAAGCGAGATTAAATGACACCAATGCTACTTATTCGTCGAAACGACCAGATCCTGTAGATCAGACTGACGAAGAAGTGGCGAAACGTCAAGCTACCTTTGTAAAATATCTCAACACACTTTTCATTCAACTTAGATTGCTGTCAAGAACATATCAG GACAGAGTGAAGAAATTTCTCATAATGCTTGCGTCTGCTGAAGATGTTTCGCTGCAATTATTAAGCGTACGGTTAGACTTTAACGAATACTATAAAAGTAAAGACAACCGTCTCGTCGTGCCGCTGACGTATCAACACCGGAGGTAA
- the Grip91 gene encoding gamma-tubulin complex component 3 isoform X1 — protein sequence MSEAEIIGDLVQKLILSLCGDQKTEAVRKWMRFALEVLSSSQGIETLQEDEVTIANQIKDKLSRSDTVQFDKLFHELKDGLLKHRTQFLVFLINMSEAGDHPKKRIFSVPDLKLGLTAAHASSSATTPEVHTPQQIVSVNNTEKSSRDFLMRSTRILGEEYISEDILVQDLIYSFQGIEGKILKLDSNYGFQIDPTLNIDRPRKQSTLRLSELGHLHNIIQKGLERISAASSGQVADSFVAALYSKLSEYYRFIATIQEEVNRAHSQLGLYKVTLSHLHLWAYEPLETLKWLASMVRACQGQKGGALASAVYEFSNYGDADVKKLIKEILESVCDPLYNMLIKWIADGELDDPYREFFIETCADITGERMWHEKYQVRNSMLPSFISKSQAKKILGTGKSINFLREVCKDVTPWQGKHTNMFKNFTEEYKVDVLFDMDPDGRLQNMMDTAYKATSTRVVEVLTKQYHFMDHLHAIKGYLLLGQGHFIQHLMHLLELELDKPASSLYPHNISSILETGIRATSAKIDDLDLDGRLDVRLLAPSENETGWDVFILDYNVGGPIGTILEPYREVYQTIFFALWRAKRMESILCAIWKRQITSAKMFRKMPEVLTIQTHIHLITSSMVHLVHQMQYFFLFEVIECSWDAFAKQLGQAVSLDDIITAHTYFIDTIRRGTFLDEKSQNVNIGFRQSGYSKPKDMLVYQPLDISRNIHEIAQELMDHLRSVYGPILDLQNLEETFLKVATREYKARLNDTNATYSSKRPDPVDQTDEEVAKRQATFVKYLNTLFIQLRLLSRTYQDRVKKFLIMLASAEDVSLQLLSVRLDFNEYYKSKDNRLVVPLTYQHRR from the exons ATGTCAGAAGCCGAAATTATAGGTGATCTAGTCCAAAAATTGATTCTTTCTCTGTGCGGAGATCAAAAGACAG AAGCAGTAAGAAAATGGATGCGTTTCGCTCTCGAAGTTCTATCATCGtcgcaaggaatagaaacgCTGCAAGAAGACGAAGTTACTATAGCGAaccaaataaaagataaattgtCGCGCAGCGATACAGTACAATTCGACAAATTATTTCACGAGTTGAAGGATGGG CTGTTGAAGCATAGAACGCAGTTTCTAGTGTTCTTAATAAATATGTCCGAAGCTGGCGATCATCCGAAGAAAAGGATATTTTCTGTTCCTGACTTGAAGCTTGGTCTAACCGCGGCCCATGCATCTTCCAGCG CGACAACGCCAGAGGTGCATACGCCACAGCAAATTGTATCTGTAAATAATACGGAGAAGAGTTCGAGGGATTTTCTAATGAGATCCACCAGAATACTTGGCGAAGAATATATTTCCGAAGATATACTAGTTCAGGACCTTATATACTCTTTCCAAGGCATCGAAGGGAAAATATTAAAGTTGGATTCGAATTACGGTTTTCAAATAGACCCTACGCTGAATATTGATAGACCTCGGAAACAATCTACGTTGAGATTGAGCGAACTTGGGCATTTAcacaatataatacaaaaaggtTTAGAGAGAATATCAGCTGCTTCGAGTGGACAGGTGGCTGACAGTTTTGTTGCAGCTTTGTACTCGAAATTGTCTGAATATTATAGATTTATAGCTACTATACAAGAAGAAGTAAACAG AGCACATTCACAATTAGGATTATATAAAGTTACTCTATCGCATCTACACCTCTGGGCATACGAGCCTTTAGAAACgttaaaatggttggcgagtaTGGTGAGAGCTTGTCAAGGCCAGAAAGGTGGTGCTCTCGCCTCTGCAGTATACGAATTTAGCAACTACGGAGACGCGGACGTGAAGAAGTTGATCAAGGAAATTTTGGAAAGCGTCTGCGATCCTTTGTACAATATGCTGATAAAGTGGATTGCCGACGGTGAATTGGATGATCCGTACAGGGAATTTTTTATTGAGACTTGCGCTGACATTACCGGAGAGAGAATGTGGCATGAAAAGTATCAAGTTCGTAACAGCATGCTTCCATCTTTTATCTCGAAATCGCAAGCTAAAAAGATCCTGGGTACAGGAAAGAGTATTAACTTCTTGCGCGAAGTATGTAAAGATGTTACACCTTGGCAAGGCAAACACACAAAcatgtttaaaaatttcaccGAGGAGTACAAAG TTGATGTTCTCTTCGATATGGATCCAGACGGTCGATTGCAAAATATGATGGATACAGCTTATAAAGCAACATCAACCAGAGTAGTCGAAGTGCTAACAAAGCAATACCACTTTATGGACCACTTGCACGCCATTAAAGGATATCTTCTACTAGGACAAGGGCATTTTATTCAACATCTTATGCACTTGTTGGA GCTGGAATTAGATAAACCTGCAAGCTCTCTATATCCGCACAATATATCTTCCATTCTGGAAACGGGAATAAGAGCAACTAGTGCAAAAATAGATGACTTGGATTTAGATGGGAGACTCGATGTAAGATTGTTAGCGCCATCGGAAAATGAAACCGGTTGGGACGTTTTTATACTTGATTACAATGTTGGTGGACCCATCGGAACT aTTCTCGAACCATATAGAGAAGTGTATCAGACCATATTTTTCGCGCTGTGGAGAGCGAAAAGGATGGAATCTATATTGTGCGCGATCTGGAAACGTCAAATAACTTCAGCGAAAATGTTTCGCAAGATGCCGGAAGTGCTGACGATTCAGACTCACATACATTTAATTACAAGCAGTATGGTTCACTTGGTTCATCAAATGcagtatttctttttatttgag GTGATCGAATGTTCCTGGGATGCATTCGCGAAACAGCTTGGACAAGCAGTCTCGCTAGACGACATAATCACTGCACATACTTACTTCATCGACACGATAAGGCGTGGTACTTTCCTAGATGAAAAATCTCAA AACGTGAACATAGGCTTTCGTCAAAGTGGCTATTCGAAGCCAAAAGATATGTTGGTATACCAACCACTTGATATATCACGTAATATCCATGAAATTGCACAG GAGCTGATGGATCATCTACGTTCGGTGTACGGACCAATTCTGGATTTGCAGAATCTCGAAGAAACATTCCTGAAGGTTGCCACACGCGAATACAAAGCGAGATTAAATGACACCAATGCTACTTATTCGTCGAAACGACCAGATCCTGTAGATCAGACTGACGAAGAAGTGGCGAAACGTCAAGCTACCTTTGTAAAATATCTCAACACACTTTTCATTCAACTTAGATTGCTGTCAAGAACATATCAG GACAGAGTGAAGAAATTTCTCATAATGCTTGCGTCTGCTGAAGATGTTTCGCTGCAATTATTAAGCGTACGGTTAGACTTTAACGAATACTATAAAAGTAAAGACAACCGTCTCGTCGTGCCGCTGACGTATCAACACCGGAGGTAA
- the Znt63c gene encoding solute carrier family 30 member 1 — MGRYTGKKCRLLTMLWLTALFFLVEIVVGYVTNSMALIADSFHMLSDVAALVVAFLSVKMSPKKWSKNTFGWARAEVLGALVNAVFLVALCFSITVEACKRFIEIEEIHEPKLLVAVGALGLLVNVIGLCLFHEHGHSHAHSHGISRSHNRLSSFVGTDDNENDETYRPSTPQVKRTHHGHTHDASQMNMRGVFLHVLSDALGSVIVIVSALIVWLTKWEYRFYIDPALSLLLVILILRSVWPLLQESALILLQTVPTHIQVDAIQQRLLENVDGVLAVHEFHVWQLAGDRIIASAHIRCRNLSEYMKIAEQVKEFFHNEGIHSTTIQPEFIDYQSNSEIKETPTEDCVLDCPKTDKPCNHATCCGPSKQGRETPSPGETPYMCRQRNSLARSTGSIRGAEQQEVNEMERGHLLSLPASHNSVQLPHSQVNTPVV; from the exons ATGGGACGCTACACAGGGAAAAAGTGTCGCCTTTTGACAATGCTGTGGCTCACTGCTCTATTTTTCTTAGTAGAAATAGTAGTAGGTTATGTAACTAACTCGATGGCTTTAATTGCTGACAGTTTTCACATGCTGTCGGATGTAGCAGCATTGGTCGTTGCATTTCTTTCCGTAAAG ATGTCGCCAAAGAAATGGTCTAAAAATACATTCGGTTGGGCCAGAGCCGAAGTTTTAGGTGCTTTGGTAAATGCTGTCTTTTTAGTCGCATTGTGTTTTAGTATTACCGTCGAAGCATGTAAGAGATTTATTGAAATAGAAGAAATACATGAACCTAAATTACTTGTAGCAGTCGGTGCACTTGGGTTACTAGTGAATGTTATTGGACTGTGTTTATTTCATG AACATGGCCATTCGCATGCACATTCACACGGTATATCTCGAAGTCATAACAGGCTTAGCTCTTTCGTCGGAACAGACGACAACGAAAATGACGAAACTTACAGACCATCAACACCTCAGGTGAAAAGGACACATCACGGTCATACGCATGACGCCAGTCAAATGAATATGCGTGGTGTATTTCTTCATGTACTTTCCGATGCCTTAGGATCTGTTATTGTAATCGTATCTGCTTTAATTGTTTGGTTGACAAAATGGGAGTACAG aTTTTACATTGATCCAGCTCTTTCGCTGTTGTTAGTTATTCTCATCCTGCGGTCAGTGTGGCCGTTGCTGCAAGAATCTGCCTTGATTCTTTTGCAAACTGTACCGACACATATTCAG GTTGACGCTATACAACAACGTTTACTCGAAAATGTTGACGGTGTTTTGGCTGTACACGAGTTTCACGTGTGGCAATTAGCTGGCGACCGGATAATCGCTTCAGCGCACATCAGGTGCAGAAATTTATCAGAGTATATGAAAATTGCGGAGCAAGTTAAAGAATTTTTTCACAACGAGGGCATACACTCTACTACGATACAGCCAGAATTTATTGAC TATCAATCTAATAGTGAAATTAAGGAAACACCGACAGAGGATTGTGTTCTAGACTGTCCAAAAACTGACAAACCTTGCAATCATGCAACATGCTGTGGTCCTTCTAAACAG GGTCGTGAGACTCCTTCGCCTGGAGAAACACCATACATGTGCAGACAACGCAATAGCCTTGCACGCTCGACTGGATCTATAAGAGGAGCAGAACAACAAGAGGTCAATGAAATGGAACGCGGACATTTACTATCTCTGCCCGCCTCGCATAATTCCGTCCAACTTCCACATTCTCAAGTTAACACCCCAGTTGTCTAA